The following proteins come from a genomic window of Diadema setosum chromosome 20, eeDiaSeto1, whole genome shotgun sequence:
- the LOC140243437 gene encoding uncharacterized protein, with protein MRPKNYKMNDLDDSPYYDDYDSYDDDDDYYWHSDDYFSSRWTRKTRRNAKDDSHVRQKQLEKVQAAHKYLQEGSRKENPGGDTVFGALYDQEQYSDLILSVGDRTFFAHRLVLCAWSDVFKTMLSDPTWQPNNELSDKSNDSTSGQVFRQALVEEYPDALVFEDFLTFLYTATVTLTSDNVLSLTRLADKYLIPELHGFCNEFINNSDVVTMLSLLPTAQEFNMPDIVKLCHQSLLTNFNLLSGQQLLDIDAATLLDILDSGPDLVVESEYILFEKIEPWLAQCEDDDVFVEIIKCIRFQFMNALQLLKVTTTAVFSRASEKLPDLPLEVWQLKTLFREGSYGDLPDDFSGPRLYLRPPNSDGSEDQIRGSHGTNDRNVNVTVGSYKFFRILPWIKKVMGEKHIFHKGKDRVLRVLTTKVSQDQIEITVSSMLPSFYNTQKHHTAIVIAQPKQTPRYYKASELVTLHDAKSSRRKRSVHLQLDRLEENSREAAILKGKAKLTQPIRQGEALQVCVALIIEMQEHVDGETVTTEKGELDL; from the exons ATGAGG CCGAAGAACTACAAGATGAACGATTTAGATGATTCCCCGTATTATGACGACTACGACTCCtacgatgacgacgatgactATTATTGGCACAGTGATGATTACTTCAGCTCGAGATGGACACGTAAGACACGAAGGAATGCCAAAGATGATTCCCATGTGCGCCAAAAACAACTTGAAAAGGTTCAG GCTGCTCACAAGTATTTGCAGGAAGGATCTCGAAAGGAGAATCCTGGTGGAGACACTGTTTTTGGAGCATTGTACGACCAGGAACAGTACAGTGATCTGATTCTTAGCGTAGGGGATCGCACATTCTTTGCACATCGTCTAGTTCTCTGTGCCTGGAGCGATGTATTTAAAACGATGTTGTCTGATCCCACCTGGCAACCAAACAATGAGCTTAGTGACAAAAGTAACGACAGCACTTCTGGACAAGTCTTCCGACAGGCGCTTGTAGAGGAATACCCCGACGCACTAGTTTTCGAGGATTTTCTGACGTTCCTGTACACTGCCACGGTAACCCTGACGTCTGACAACGTCTTATCGCTAACCCGACTAGCCGATAAATACTTGATCCCTGAACTTCATGGGTTCTGTAATGAGTTTATCAACAACAGTGACGTGGTGACGATGCTTTCGCTTCTGCCGACAGCTCAAGAATTCAACATGCCAGATATCGTGAAGCTGTGCCACCAATCTCTTCTGACAAATTTCAACTTGCTTTCAG GTCAGCAGCTGCTCGACATCGACGCAGCGACGTTGCTAGACATACTGGACAGCGGACCAGACTTGGTGGTAGAGAGCGAGTACATCCTCTTTGAGAAGATCGAACCTTGGCTCGCCCAATGCGAGGACGACGATGTCTTTGTCGAGATCATCAAGTGCATCCGATTTCAGTTCATGAATGCCCTGCAATTGCTGAAGGTGACGACCACTGCTGTATTCTCGAGGGCCTCCGAGAAGCTTCCAGATTTACCTTTGGAAGTATGGCAGCTAAAGACACTCTTCCGCGAAGGCTCGTACGGAGACCTACCGGACGATTTCTCGGGTCCAAGGCTGTATCTCCGTCCACCAAACAGCGATGGCTCCGAAGATCAGATAAGGGGATCCCACGGGACCAACGACAGGAACGTTAATGTCACAGTTGGTTCGTACAAGTTTTTTCGTATTCTACCTTGGATAAAGAAAGTGATGGGtgaaaaacatattttccaTAAAGGAAAAGACAGAGTTCTTCGTGTTCTTACGACAAAAGTGTCACAAGATCAGATCGAAATAACAGTAAGTTCAATGTTGCCCTCTTTTTATAATACACAGAAACACCATACTGCTATCGTAATTGCTCAGCCAAAACAAACGCCGAGATATTACAAGGCCAGTGAGCTTGTCACGCTTCATGACGCAAAATCGTCACGGAGAAAAAGATCTGTCCATTTGCAGCTTGACAGATTGGAAGAAAATTCAAGGGAAGCTGCAATTCTCAAAGGCAAAGCGAAATTAACTCAGCCCATAAGACAGGGTGAAGCGCTTCAAGTCTGTGTAGCTTTGATTATCGAAATGCAAGAGCATGTCGATGGCGAAACTGTGACAACAGAAAAAGGCGAACTAGACCTATAA
- the LOC140244120 gene encoding uncharacterized protein gives MSDSYGSPYYDSYDEDDGYYRYSDDYFSSRWTRETGRNGEDDSHVRQKQLEKVQAARKYLQEGTRKEDPGGDTGFGALYDQEQFSDLILSVGDRTFFAHRLVLCAWSDVFKTMLSDPIWQPNNELCDESSDNASGQVIRQVLVEEYPDALFFVDFLKFLYTATVTLTSHNVLSLIRLADKYMIPEIHLLCNEFIDSSDVVTMLSLLPTAQEFNMPDIVKLCHKSFLTNFNFLSGQQLLDIDATTMLLVLDSGPDLVVEGEYALFEKIEPWLNQCEDDDMFVEVIKCIRFPFMNAAQLLKVTTTAVFSRASEKLPDLSLKVWQLQTLFREGSHEELPEKFPGPRLYLRPPNSDGSEDRIRGSHMTNDRNVYGTVGSHKFFRVSPCVKKVVGEKQIFEQGKDIKMKVLVTKDPVSEDQIEIKLSSALPSATQKYYTAVVISHREQTPRYFKNSDFAALHDTGLSQNIGSVGRRNRGFHTIPTEILNCKTKLTQPVEQGEELQICVALIIEIQEDGEHDKDGDSETITAENLVMLI, from the exons ATGAGCGATTCATATGGTTCCCCGTATTACGACTCCTACGATGAGGACGATGGCTATTATAGGTACAGTGATGATTACTTCAGCTCGAGATGGACACGTGAGACAGGAAGGAATGGCGAAGATGATTCCCATGTGCGCCAAAAACAACTTGAAAAAGTTCAG GCTGCTCGCAAGTATTTGCAGGAAGGAACTCGAAAGGAGGATCCTGGTGGAGACACTGGTTTTGGAGCATTGTACGACCAGGAACAATTTAGTGATCTGATTCTTAGCGTAGGGGATCGCACTTTCTTTGCGCATCGTCTAGTTCTCTGCGCCTGGAGTGACGTCTTTAAAACGATGTTGTCTGATCCCATCTGGCAACCCAACAATGAGCTCTGTGACGAAAGTAGCGACAACGCTTCTGGACAAGTCATCCGACAGGTGCTCGTAGAGGAATACCCCGACGCACTATTTTTTGTGGATTTTCTGAAGTTCCTGTACACTGCCACGGTAACCCTGACCAGTCACAACGTCTTGTCGCTGATCCGACTGGCCGATAAATATATGATCCCTGAAATTCATTTGCTCTGTAATGAGTTCATCGACAGCAGTGACGTGGTGACGATGCTTTCGCTTCTGCCGACAGCTCAAGAGTTCAACATGCCAGACATCGTGAAGCTGTGCCACAAATCCTTTCTTACGAATTTCAACTTTCTCTCAGGTCAACAGCTGCTCGACATCGATGCAACGACGATGCTGCTCGTACTGGACAGTGGACCCGACTTGGTCGTTGAGGGCGAGTACGCCCTCTTTGAGAAGATTGAACCGTGGCTCAATCAGTGCGAAGACGACGACATGTTTGTTGAGGTCATCAAGTGCATCCGGTTTCCGTTCATGAATGCCGCGCAGTTGCTGAAGGTGACAACCACTGCTGTATTCTCTAGGGCCTCCGAAAAGCTCCCAGATTTATCTTTAAAAGTGTGGCAGCTACAGACACTCTTTCGCGAAGGCTCGCACGAAGAGCTACCAGAGAAGTTTCCCGGTCCAAGGCTCTATCTCCGTCCACCAAACAGCGATGGCTCCGAAGACCGGATTAGAGGATCCCACATGACCAACGACAGGAACGTTTATGGCACAGTTGGTTCGCACAAGTTTTTTCGTGTTTCTCCTTGCGTTAAGAAAGTAGTTGGAGAGAAACAGATTTTCGAACAAGGAAAGGATATCAAGATGAAAGTGCTTGTGACAAAAGACCCAGTGTCAGAAGACCAGATCGAAATAAAGTTAAGTTCAGCGTTGCCTTCTGCTACACAGAAATATTATACTGCTGTCGTAATTTCTCATCGAGAACAAACACCCAGATACTTCAAGAATAGTGACTTTGCCGCGCTTCATGACACAGGATTGTCACAAAATATTGGGTCGGTCGGTAGGCGTAATAGAGGATTTCATACAATTCCAACAGAAATTCTCAACTGCAAGACGAAATTAACTCAGCCCGTGGAACAGGGTGAAGAGCTTCAAATCTGTGTAGCTTTGATCATCGAAATACAAGAAGATGGTGAACATGATAAAGATGGCGATAGCGAAACCATCACAGCAGAAAATCTCGTGATGTTGATATAA